A single region of the Corticium candelabrum chromosome 15, ooCorCand1.1, whole genome shotgun sequence genome encodes:
- the LOC134190742 gene encoding uncharacterized protein LOC134190742, which produces MGLSSLDNNKWDEAVLKINYGGLGLTSVGSVLPSSFIAAWAHSFNELPKRFPQMADEIGHLVSNVSTKHVKPSGTSIGASLTTAIDNLPFESSEESTDPQQRSCHDLFSKPTKLQLRRSDSSAKSSADKVFSSFTSDKDNARVRSVTGKASSA; this is translated from the coding sequence ATGGGACTTTCATCACTTGATAATAACAAATGGGATGAAGCTGTTTTGAAGATAAACTATGGTGGACTCGGATTAACTTCAGTTGGCAGTGTATTGCCTTCTTCCTTTATAGCAGCTTGGGCACATTCGTTCAATGAATTACCTAAGAGATTTCCACAAATGGCGGATGAGATTGGGCATCTGGTCTCCAATGTGAGTACAAAACACGTCAAACCGTCTGGCACATCTATTGGAGCTTCTCTAACGACAGCCATTGATAACTTGCCTTTTGAAAGTTCAGAAGAGAGCACTGACCCACAACAAAGATCTTGCCATGATCTTTTTTCTAAACCTACAAAACTGCAACTTCGCCGTAGTGATTCTAGTGCAAAGTCATCAGCAGATAAAGTGTTCAGCTCTTTTACATCAGATAAAGACAATGCAAGAGTTAGATCTGTTACGGGAAAAGCATCTAGTGCTTGA